Sequence from the Maribellus comscasis genome:
GCGCTGTCCCTTTTCAATTTCAAAGGTAACCATGTTGCCTTCTTTTATCGGTTCTGTGAGGTTATTAACATGGACAAAAACATCTTGCCGGGTTTCTTTTTCTTTGATAAATCCATATCCTTTTGATTCGTTAAAAAAAGTAACAACTCCTTTTTTAACAGGATCTTCATCTACCGTTGAACCACCTTTGGGAACACTAACTTCGATATCCTCCAATTTAACTTCCGTTTTGTCACTTTCGTCTGGCGGAGTGTCTACAATCATCCCGTTTTCGTCCACATAAGCGATCATATCATCCAGGCTCGATTTATTATCCGTCTCTCTTCTCGCCTGTCTTTTTGCAGCTTTTTCTTTTCTTTTTTTCTCTTTTTTATTTCTTACTTCTTTTTTGTTAAATGTCTCTTGTGATCTTCCCATATAATATTTAAAATTTCAATATTCTAATTTTCCAGTCTGAAATTTTTTCCTGCTTAATCAAATCCCGAAAGATGAAATTCGTTTCAAACAACCTTTTTTGCGTGAAAAATGTTAGACTTTAAAAAGGGCGATAATAAACTAATAATGAGCAGGAATTAGTAAAAACGCAAATTCTCAAAGCTGGCATGTCGTACAAAAGTAATATTTTATTTTGAGTTTAGCTAACTTGAAGCTTGAAACACAAACCGAATACCGCGTAGCCTGCAAGTCCCTTTCAGACGGATAAACCAATTAATTTTACTCACCAATTCCCTCGTTGCCAGAGTCCAGAATATATTTCCAATTTCCGTCTTTATCTTTTTTCCAAACTGAAATATAAGTTCCTTTCTGAACGACGGAATCACTTTTAATCGTGTAGATTCCATAGGTGTAACCTAATTCTCCGGAAACTGCGACCTCGCCATTGAGTGGTTGCCAGAAAAATTGGATATTTTGCGGGCTTTCCCCGCTAAACAAATCTTTAATTGCCGGTTTTCCAACAACAGGCATTCTGTTCTCGCGTAAAAGAACGGCATCAGCATGCGCAAATTCAACAAACGCCTTTCTAAAGCCTTTCATTTCAGCAGCATTTGAAAATTGTCTGTCAGCCTCGAAAAGTTCTTCAACGCTGGATTTTTCGTCCTGCTGACAGCTAAAAGCCGCCAAAATTACGACAAACAGTAAAGTATTTTTCATTGCTTTCACCTGTAGTTATGAATTTAAAATCTGTTCATAAATCTCAAAGTTTTCGCTATCAAATACACAAAAAATTACCTCATTGATTGTATCCTTATTTGATAAAAATCCGGAGACCTCACGAATAGCAATCTTTGCAGCATCTTTCTTTGGATATCCGTAAACACCGGTGCTAATGTTTGGAAATGCAACAGTTATCAGATTGTTTTCTTCAGCTACCTCCAAACTTCTCCGGTAACAGGAAGCAAGCTTTTCCGGTTCATTGTATTTTCCTCCGTTCCATACCGGACCAACTGTGTGGATGACAAATTTAGCCGAAAGATTATATCCTTTGGTAATTTTTGCATCACCGGTTTCGCAGCCATTTAATGCCCTGCATTCTTCCAAAAGTTGTTTTCCTGCTGCCCGATGAATAGCGCCATCCACACCGCCGCCTCCAAGCAACGACTTATTAGCAGCATTTACAATTGCATCCGTTTGTAATTGGGTTATATCACCTCTATAAAGTTTTATTCTTTTGTTTTGAAATTCTTTCATTTATTATCCTGATATTTTTTACATTTATGACATAAATTTAGAAAAGCCTGATACCATGTACAAACGAATTGTCTTATTTTTTGTTTTAATACTGACTTTTATTTCTGCTAAAAATCAACCACTTGCGTTACATCCTGAAAATTCTCATTATTTTATATACAAAAGTAAACCGACAATTCTCATAACATCAGCGGAACACTACGGGGCTGTTTTAAATTCTGCTTTTGACTACGACAAATATCTACACGAACTGAACAGAGCAGGAATGAACTATACAAGGATTTTTACCGGTTCGTATGTTGAGGTTCCTGGTAGTTTTGGTATTCAAAATAATACTTTAGCACCGGCGACAGGAAAATTTCTGGCGCCCTGGAAAAGGGTGAACGAACCCGGACTTTTTGAGGCGGAAGAAAAGTTTGATTTGTCGCAGTGGAATCCGGACTATTTTACAAGGCTGCAAAATTTCATTTCTTTGGCAAACAAGTTAGATATTTTTGTTGAGGTTACTTTTTTTTGTTCTACCTATCAGGAAGCAAATTGGAAACGAGATCCGCTTAATCCGGGCAATAATATAAATAACCTTCCCGGGGATTTGAACAGAAGAGAATCAAACACCTTACAAAACGGGAAATTGATAGAATTTCAAAAAGAACTGGTAAAAAAAATTGTTACTGAGTTAAACACATTCGACAATGTATTTTATGAAATTCAAAATGAACCCTGGGCTGATAATTCGGAGAAAGGAATGAGAACATTACGGACACTTGATCCGGAACAGGAAGGTTGGTTTAAATGGGCTGAAAAGGCTACAGCAGCCTCTTTGGAATGGCAAAAAGAAATTGCGAGAA
This genomic interval carries:
- a CDS encoding cold-shock protein, with product MGRSQETFNKKEVRNKKEKKRKEKAAKRQARRETDNKSSLDDMIAYVDENGMIVDTPPDESDKTEVKLEDIEVSVPKGGSTVDEDPVKKGVVTFFNESKGYGFIKEKETRQDVFVHVNNLTEPIKEGNMVTFEIEKGQRGPTAVNVKLNK
- a CDS encoding YybH family protein — protein: MKNTLLFVVILAAFSCQQDEKSSVEELFEADRQFSNAAEMKGFRKAFVEFAHADAVLLRENRMPVVGKPAIKDLFSGESPQNIQFFWQPLNGEVAVSGELGYTYGIYTIKSDSVVQKGTYISVWKKDKDGNWKYILDSGNEGIGE
- a CDS encoding O-acetyl-ADP-ribose deacetylase, whose translation is MKEFQNKRIKLYRGDITQLQTDAIVNAANKSLLGGGGVDGAIHRAAGKQLLEECRALNGCETGDAKITKGYNLSAKFVIHTVGPVWNGGKYNEPEKLASCYRRSLEVAEENNLITVAFPNISTGVYGYPKKDAAKIAIREVSGFLSNKDTINEVIFCVFDSENFEIYEQILNS